The Verrucomicrobiota bacterium genomic sequence GCCAACCAGGGCTTTTTTCCCATTATCTCGCGCGTCGAATGAGTAGCGCACGCAAAGCCAGCAACCATCCCGCCCTCTCCAAAGAGATGATGGTGGTGAATAAACTCGGGGTGCATGCCCGCCCCGCCGCGATGTTCGTCAAGATCGCCAACCGATTCGAATGTGAAATCCTGGTGGAGAAGGACGGTGAAACCGTCAACGGCAAGAGCATCATGGGCATCATGATGTTAGCCGCCGGTCCCGGCAGCCGATTGCAGGTGCACGCCAAAGGCCATGACGCAGCTCAGGCCCTGGTCGAGCTGGAGGCTTTGCTCAAGAGGA encodes the following:
- a CDS encoding HPr family phosphocarrier protein; amino-acid sequence: MSSARKASNHPALSKEMMVVNKLGVHARPAAMFVKIANRFECEILVEKDGETVNGKSIMGIMMLAAGPGSRLQVHAKGHDAAQALVELEALLKRKFDED